In Aequorivita sp. H23M31, a single window of DNA contains:
- the rplL gene encoding 50S ribosomal protein L7/L12, whose amino-acid sequence MADLKDFAEKLVNLTVKEVNELATILKDEYGIEPAAAAVAVAAGGGAAAEEVEEQSEFDVILKAAGASKLAVVKLVKELTGAGLKEAKELVDNAPSPIKEGISKDEAQALKAQLEEAGAEVELK is encoded by the coding sequence ATGGCAGATTTGAAAGATTTCGCAGAAAAATTGGTTAACCTAACAGTAAAAGAAGTTAATGAGTTAGCTACTATTTTAAAAGACGAGTATGGCATCGAGCCTGCTGCTGCAGCTGTAGCTGTTGCTGCTGGAGGTGGTGCTGCCGCTGAAGAAGTTGAAGAGCAATCAGAATTCGACGTAATTCTTAAAGCCGCTGGAGCTTCTAAACTTGCAGTTGTAAAACTTGTAAAAGAACTTACTGGTGCTGGTCTTAAAGAAGCAAAAGAATTGGTTGATAATGCTCCTTCTCCAATAAAAGAAGGTATTTCCAAAGATGAAGCTCAGGCTTTAAAAGCACAATTGGAAGAAGCGGGTGCTGAAGTTGAGCTTAAGTAA
- a CDS encoding tyrosine-type recombinase/integrase, producing the protein MSISHFVNYLELEKKYSEHTVAAYVKDLKDFQHFAVNEYQYGDIVDVNYSVIRSWIVSLVDAGISNRTVNRKISSLKTYYKFLLKTGQVEASPLNKHRSLKTSKKIQVPFSESEIENVMDLFTGDGSFEGRRDRLIIELFYSSGIRRVELINIKLNDISWAQKNLKVLGKRNKERIIPLLPSVLATLQEYLVFRNALAEIKDRDHLFLTSKGVKIYANLVYRVINSYFSRVSEKVKKSPHILRHSFATHLLNEGADINSVKELLGHASLASTQVYTRNSIAKLKEVYKKTHPRN; encoded by the coding sequence ATGTCTATTTCCCATTTTGTTAACTACCTAGAACTCGAGAAGAAGTATTCCGAGCATACGGTTGCTGCTTATGTAAAGGATTTGAAGGATTTCCAGCATTTTGCAGTGAACGAATATCAATATGGGGATATAGTGGATGTCAATTATTCAGTTATAAGAAGTTGGATTGTTTCCCTCGTAGATGCTGGTATTTCAAATAGGACGGTAAACAGAAAAATTTCTTCATTAAAAACATATTATAAGTTTTTATTAAAAACGGGGCAGGTTGAAGCGAGTCCTTTGAACAAGCACAGGTCGCTTAAAACCTCAAAGAAGATTCAGGTACCGTTTTCCGAAAGTGAGATCGAAAACGTAATGGATTTATTCACCGGAGATGGTTCGTTTGAAGGAAGGCGAGACAGATTGATTATTGAACTTTTTTACTCAAGTGGCATACGGCGGGTAGAGCTCATCAATATAAAATTAAACGATATTTCTTGGGCGCAAAAAAATCTAAAGGTTTTGGGAAAGAGAAATAAAGAGCGTATTATCCCTTTGCTTCCTTCAGTTTTAGCGACTCTACAGGAATATTTGGTCTTTCGGAATGCGCTTGCGGAGATTAAAGACAGAGATCATCTTTTTCTGACTTCCAAGGGCGTTAAAATATATGCTAATCTTGTCTATAGAGTAATAAATTCCTATTTTAGTCGAGTGTCCGAAAAAGTAAAAAAGAGCCCTCACATTTTGAGGCACTCATTTGCCACCCATCTTCTAAATGAAGGAGCAGATATAAATTCGGTAAAGGAGTTATTAGGGCACGCCAGTTTAGCATCTACCCAAGTTTATACTCGCAATAGCATAGCTAAATTAAAAGAAGTGTATAAAAAGACCCATCCCAGAAATTAA
- the rplJ gene encoding 50S ribosomal protein L10 has product MTREEKSQVIETLTAQLSDNANIYLADISGLNARNTTNLRRACFKAGVRLEVVKNTLLKKAMESSDKDFGELKDILKGNTSLMFSETGNAPAKVIKEFRKKSDKPLLKGAYIQESIYVGDNQLDSLVELKSKDELVGEIIGLLQSPAKNVISALKSGGNTIAGLVKTLSEREG; this is encoded by the coding sequence ATGACTAGAGAAGAGAAATCACAAGTAATTGAAACGTTGACTGCCCAGTTGTCTGATAATGCCAATATCTATTTGGCAGATATTTCAGGCCTTAATGCAAGAAACACCACCAATCTACGCCGTGCTTGTTTTAAAGCTGGTGTTCGGTTAGAAGTAGTTAAGAATACATTGCTTAAAAAAGCAATGGAAAGTTCTGACAAGGACTTTGGCGAGTTGAAAGATATACTTAAAGGAAATACTTCCCTTATGTTTTCTGAAACAGGTAATGCACCGGCCAAGGTAATTAAAGAATTCAGAAAAAAATCTGATAAGCCTCTTTTGAAAGGTGCCTATATCCAAGAGTCAATTTACGTTGGCGATAATCAATTGGATAGTTTGGTTGAACTTAAATCTAAAGATGAACTTGTTGGAGAAATCATCGGGTTGCTACAATCTCCTGCTAAAAATGTTATCTCTGCTCTTAAGAGTGGTGGAAATACAATTGCAGGCCTTGTTAAAACCTTATCCGAAAGAGAAGGATAA
- the tuf gene encoding elongation factor Tu, with amino-acid sequence MAKEKFDRSKPHLNIGTIGHVDHGKTTTTAAITKVLADAGYSQATSFDQIDNAPEEKERGITINSSHVEYQTANRHYAHVDCPGHADYVKNMVTGAAQMDGAILVVAATDGPMPQTREHILLGRQVGIPRIVVFMNKVDLVDDEELLELVEMEIRDLLNFYEYDGDNGPVVQGSALGALNGEQKWVDALLKLMEEVDNWIEEPVRDIEKPFLMPIEDVFSITGRGTVATGRIETGVAKTGDPVEIIGMGAEKLTSTITGIEMFRQILDRGEAGDNAGILLRGIEKTQISRGMVIVKPGSVTPHKKFKAEVYILKKEEGGRHTPFHNNYRPQFYVRTTDVTGTITLPEGVEMVMPGDNLTINVELLQSIAMNVGLRFAIREGGRTVGAGQVTEIIE; translated from the coding sequence ATGGCAAAAGAAAAATTCGATCGGTCAAAACCACACTTAAATATTGGTACAATTGGACACGTAGATCACGGAAAAACAACTACGACTGCAGCTATTACTAAAGTTTTGGCTGATGCAGGATATTCTCAAGCAACATCATTTGATCAAATTGATAATGCGCCAGAAGAAAAAGAAAGAGGTATTACTATTAACTCTTCGCACGTAGAATACCAAACAGCTAACCGTCACTATGCACACGTTGACTGTCCTGGTCACGCGGATTACGTGAAAAACATGGTTACAGGTGCCGCTCAAATGGATGGTGCCATACTTGTGGTTGCTGCTACAGATGGTCCAATGCCACAAACACGTGAGCACATTCTATTGGGTCGCCAGGTAGGTATTCCAAGAATTGTTGTTTTTATGAACAAAGTTGACTTGGTTGATGACGAAGAGCTTTTGGAGCTTGTTGAAATGGAAATCCGTGACCTTCTTAACTTTTACGAGTATGATGGTGATAACGGTCCTGTTGTCCAAGGTTCTGCTTTGGGAGCGCTTAACGGTGAGCAAAAATGGGTTGACGCTCTTCTTAAATTAATGGAAGAAGTTGATAACTGGATTGAAGAGCCTGTTCGTGATATCGAGAAGCCTTTCTTGATGCCTATCGAAGACGTTTTCTCAATTACTGGTCGTGGAACTGTTGCTACAGGTCGTATCGAAACTGGTGTTGCTAAAACTGGAGATCCAGTTGAGATCATCGGTATGGGAGCTGAGAAATTGACTTCTACTATTACCGGTATTGAAATGTTCCGTCAAATCCTTGATAGAGGTGAAGCTGGAGATAACGCAGGTATCCTACTTAGAGGTATTGAGAAAACTCAAATCTCTAGAGGTATGGTTATTGTAAAACCAGGTTCTGTAACTCCTCACAAGAAATTTAAAGCTGAGGTTTATATCCTTAAGAAAGAAGAGGGTGGACGTCACACTCCATTCCATAATAATTACCGTCCGCAGTTCTACGTTCGTACAACTGACGTAACTGGAACTATTACTCTTCCAGAGGGAGTAGAAATGGTTATGCCTGGTGATAACTTGACTATCAATGTTGAGTTGCTTCAGTCAATCGCAATGAACGTAGGTCTTCGTTTCGCAATCCGTGAAGGTGGGCGTACTGTAGGTGCCGGTCAGGTAACTGAAATTATAGAATAA
- the hpf gene encoding ribosome hibernation-promoting factor, HPF/YfiA family: MKVNVQTPNFTAKDELLSFMEKRLSKLEQFYDRIICADVFMKLLPNSEKENKSVEILLSIPGGDIMVKKDGKTFEEAIDGNIRILERQLKKKKEKQKVYL, from the coding sequence ATGAAGGTAAACGTTCAAACCCCAAATTTTACGGCCAAAGATGAGCTTTTAAGTTTTATGGAAAAAAGATTATCCAAACTAGAACAGTTTTATGATAGGATAATTTGTGCCGACGTATTTATGAAATTATTGCCAAACAGCGAGAAAGAAAACAAAAGCGTTGAAATATTATTAAGTATTCCAGGCGGTGATATTATGGTGAAAAAGGATGGTAAAACATTCGAGGAGGCCATAGATGGAAATATAAGAATCCTAGAACGTCAGCTGAAAAAGAAAAAAGAGAAACAAAAAGTATATTTGTAA
- the rplK gene encoding 50S ribosomal protein L11, producing the protein MAKEVSKVVKLQVRGGAANPSPPVGPALGAAGVNIMEFCKQFNARTQDKQGKVLPVAITVFKDKSFDFVIKTPPAAVQILEFAKAKKGSGEPHAKKIATISWEQVKTIAEDKMSDLNAFTIESAMKMVAGTARSMGVKIKGDAPF; encoded by the coding sequence ATGGCAAAAGAAGTCAGTAAAGTAGTTAAGTTGCAAGTTCGCGGAGGTGCTGCTAACCCTTCACCCCCAGTGGGACCTGCTCTTGGTGCCGCCGGTGTTAATATTATGGAGTTCTGTAAGCAGTTTAATGCTAGAACCCAAGATAAGCAAGGTAAAGTATTGCCAGTAGCTATTACGGTTTTTAAAGACAAATCTTTTGATTTTGTTATTAAAACTCCACCAGCCGCTGTACAGATACTTGAATTTGCAAAAGCTAAAAAAGGCTCTGGTGAACCACACGCAAAAAAGATAGCCACAATCTCTTGGGAACAAGTTAAAACTATCGCCGAGGACAAAATGTCCGATCTTAATGCCTTTACCATAGAATCAGCAATGAAGATGGTAGCAGGTACAGCGCGTTCCATGGGAGTTAAAATAAAAGGTGACGCACCTTTTTAA
- the nusG gene encoding transcription termination/antitermination protein NusG: MTETAATKKWYVVRSVSGQENKIKSYIENEIKRLELEDFIDQVLVPTEKVIQIRNGKKVNKERVYFPGYIMIQANLGGEIPHIIKSINGVIGFLGETKGGDPVPLRQSEVNRLLGKVDELSVKDDSVSIPFTIGETVKVIDGPFNGFNGTVEKINEEKRKLEVMVKIFGRKTPLELSYMQVEKV, encoded by the coding sequence ATGACTGAAACAGCAGCAACAAAAAAATGGTATGTCGTCCGGTCCGTTAGTGGGCAGGAAAACAAGATAAAATCCTATATCGAAAACGAAATAAAGCGTTTAGAGCTGGAGGATTTTATCGATCAAGTGCTCGTACCAACAGAGAAAGTAATTCAGATTCGCAACGGGAAAAAAGTGAACAAAGAACGTGTTTATTTTCCCGGTTACATCATGATTCAAGCGAACCTTGGTGGCGAAATACCGCATATTATTAAATCCATCAATGGGGTTATTGGTTTTTTGGGTGAAACCAAAGGGGGTGATCCAGTACCACTTAGACAATCGGAAGTAAATAGATTGTTAGGTAAAGTAGATGAACTTTCCGTTAAAGATGATAGTGTAAGCATACCCTTCACTATTGGCGAGACCGTAAAAGTAATTGACGGACCGTTTAATGGATTTAACGGAACTGTTGAAAAAATTAATGAAGAAAAACGCAAGCTGGAAGTAATGGTGAAAATTTTCGGAAGAAAAACACCGCTGGAACTCAGCTATATGCAAGTTGAAAAAGTTTAA
- the secE gene encoding preprotein translocase subunit SecE, producing MVNYITESYNELKNHVTWPTWAEAQKLTVIVAVFSILLALAVWGVDSVFSKVVGLYFEWIKS from the coding sequence ATGGTAAATTATATTACAGAATCTTACAACGAACTAAAAAACCACGTTACTTGGCCAACTTGGGCCGAAGCTCAGAAATTGACCGTTATCGTAGCGGTATTTTCTATTTTGCTTGCTTTGGCTGTATGGGGTGTTGACTCCGTTTTCAGCAAAGTGGTAGGTTTATATTTTGAATGGATCAAGTCGTAG
- the rplA gene encoding 50S ribosomal protein L1 gives MARLTKKQKEARSKIEPNKTYTIAEASALIKEISSVNFDPSVDIAVRLNVDPRKANQMVRGVVTLPHGTGKDVKVLALVTPDKEAEAKEAGADYVGLDEYLDKIKGGWTDVDVIVTMPSVMGKLGPLGRILGPRGLMPNPKTGTVTMDVAKAVSDVKAGKIDFKVDKTGIVHAAIGKASFDAEKIAGNARELLSTLVKLKPQAAKGVYIKSIYMSSTMSPGVEVDTKRFTEQ, from the coding sequence ATGGCACGATTAACAAAAAAGCAAAAGGAAGCCCGCTCAAAAATAGAACCTAACAAGACCTATACAATAGCCGAAGCTTCTGCTTTAATAAAAGAGATCAGCAGCGTAAATTTTGATCCTTCTGTGGATATCGCAGTTCGTCTTAACGTGGACCCTCGTAAAGCCAATCAAATGGTGAGAGGTGTTGTTACCCTTCCGCACGGAACAGGTAAGGACGTGAAAGTTTTGGCATTGGTTACTCCAGATAAGGAGGCCGAGGCTAAAGAAGCTGGAGCAGATTACGTTGGACTTGATGAGTACCTCGATAAGATAAAAGGAGGTTGGACAGACGTTGATGTAATTGTAACAATGCCTAGTGTAATGGGTAAATTGGGTCCCTTGGGACGAATTTTAGGGCCTCGTGGTCTTATGCCAAACCCAAAGACTGGTACCGTTACAATGGATGTTGCTAAGGCAGTTTCAGATGTAAAAGCTGGTAAAATCGACTTTAAAGTTGACAAAACCGGTATCGTACACGCAGCAATTGGAAAGGCATCTTTTGACGCTGAGAAAATTGCAGGAAATGCAAGAGAATTATTATCAACCCTCGTTAAACTTAAGCCACAGGCAGCAAAAGGTGTTTACATAAAGAGTATCTATATGTCTAGCACTATGAGCCCAGGAGTTGAAGTGGATACTAAAAGGTTTACTGAGCAGTAA
- the rpsU gene encoding 30S ribosomal protein S21: MLIIPVKDGENIDRALKRFKRKFDRTGTMRQLRSRQAFMKPSVRKRAQMQKAQYIQGLRDQEDI; this comes from the coding sequence ATGTTAATTATACCAGTTAAAGACGGAGAAAATATTGATAGAGCGCTAAAGCGTTTTAAGCGAAAGTTCGATAGAACCGGCACCATGCGCCAACTTCGATCCAGACAAGCTTTCATGAAGCCATCTGTAAGAAAAAGAGCACAAATGCAAAAAGCACAATATATCCAAGGTCTTAGAGATCAGGAAGATATTTAA
- the rpoB gene encoding DNA-directed RNA polymerase subunit beta, with translation MSATQTERLNFSSVKNKPAYPDFLDIQIKSFQDFFQLETKSEERGQEGLYKTFLENFPITDTRNQFVLEFLDYFVDPPRYSIQECIERGLTYSVPLKARLKLYCTDAEHEDFETIVQDVYLGTIPYMTPSGTFCINGAERVVVSQLHRSPGVFFGQSFHANGTKLYSARVIPFKGSWIEFATDINSVMYAYIDRKKKLPVTTLFRAIGFERDKDILEIFDLAEEVKASKTGLKKYIGRKLAARVLKTWHEDFVDEDTGEVVSIERNEIILDRDTVLEKEHIDEILDSGTKAILLHKEDNQVGDYAIIHNTLQKDPTNSEKEAVEHIYRQLRNAEPPDEETARGIIHKLFFSDQRYNLGEVGRYRMNKKLNLDIPMEKQVLTKEDIITIVKYLIELINSKAEIDDIDHLSNRRVRTVGEQLSQQFGVGLARMARTIRERMNVRDNEVFTPIDLINAKTLSSVINSFFGTNQLSQFMDQTNPLAEITHKRRLSALGPGGLSRERAGFEVRDVHYTHYGRLCPIETPEGPNIGLISSLSVYAKVNNLGFIETPYRKVVDGKIDFKNEPIYLSAEEEEDMHIAQANIHMTDNGEIDVEKVIARMEGDFPLVEPTVLDYADVAPNQIASISASLIPFLEHDDANRALMGSNMMRQAVPLLIADSPIVGTGLERQVASDSRVLINAEGDGVVEYVDANEITIKYDRTDEERMVSFDSDSKTYQLVKFRKTNQGTSINLKPIVRKGDRVKKGQVLCQGYATEKGELALGRNMKVAFMPWKGYNFEDAIVISEKVVREDIFTSIHVDEYSLEVRDTKLGNEELTNDIPNVSEEATKDLDEYGMIRIGAEVKPGDILIGKITPKGESDPTPEEKLLRAIFGDKAGDVKDASLKASPSLNGVVIDKKLFARAVKDKRKRAKDKEDIAELEAKYEAKFVTLQDVLVEKLFAIVGGKTAQGVSNDLGEVIFPKGKKYTLKMLNSVDDYTHLTGTWATDEETNTLVADLMHNYKIKENDLQGNLRREKFTISVGDELPSGILKLAKVYIAKKRKLKVGDKMAGRHGNKGIVARIVRDEDMPFLEDGTAVDIVLNPLGVPSRMNIGQIYETVLGWAGQKLGRKFATPIFDGASIDQINEFTDEAGVPRYGHTFLYDGGTGKRFDQPATVGVIYMLKLGHMVDDKMHARSIGPYSLITQQPLGGKAQFGGQRFGEMEVWALEAYGASSTLREILTVKSDDVIGRAKTYEAIVKGENMPEPGLPESFNVLMHELKGLGLDIRLEE, from the coding sequence ATGTCAGCAACGCAAACTGAAAGATTGAATTTTTCCTCTGTTAAAAATAAGCCGGCTTATCCCGACTTTTTGGACATTCAGATAAAATCCTTCCAGGATTTTTTCCAATTGGAAACCAAATCAGAAGAAAGAGGCCAAGAGGGATTGTACAAAACCTTTTTGGAAAACTTCCCAATTACCGATACCCGGAATCAATTTGTTTTAGAGTTTTTAGACTATTTCGTGGACCCACCAAGATATTCCATACAGGAATGTATTGAGCGTGGGCTTACGTATAGCGTCCCTTTAAAAGCAAGATTGAAACTGTACTGTACAGATGCCGAACACGAAGATTTTGAAACCATAGTACAGGATGTATATCTAGGCACAATTCCTTATATGACTCCCAGCGGAACTTTCTGCATTAACGGAGCCGAACGAGTGGTTGTTTCCCAGCTTCACCGTTCCCCAGGGGTTTTCTTCGGCCAGTCGTTCCACGCAAATGGAACCAAATTATATTCTGCCCGTGTTATTCCTTTTAAAGGTTCTTGGATCGAATTTGCAACCGATATCAACAGCGTTATGTACGCGTATATCGACCGTAAGAAAAAATTACCTGTAACCACTCTTTTCCGAGCCATCGGTTTCGAAAGAGATAAGGATATTCTAGAAATATTTGATCTAGCGGAAGAAGTAAAGGCCTCAAAAACCGGTCTTAAAAAATACATTGGCCGTAAATTGGCCGCCCGCGTGCTGAAAACTTGGCATGAGGATTTTGTTGATGAGGATACAGGCGAAGTAGTTTCTATTGAGCGTAACGAAATCATTTTGGATCGTGATACTGTTCTAGAGAAGGAGCATATCGACGAAATCCTGGATTCAGGAACAAAAGCGATTTTGTTGCACAAAGAGGATAACCAGGTTGGAGACTATGCCATTATCCACAATACTTTGCAAAAGGACCCTACCAACTCAGAAAAAGAAGCGGTAGAACATATATACAGACAACTACGTAACGCAGAGCCGCCAGATGAAGAGACTGCACGTGGAATTATCCACAAGCTTTTCTTCAGTGACCAAAGGTATAACCTAGGAGAAGTTGGGCGTTACAGAATGAACAAAAAACTTAATCTTGATATCCCAATGGAAAAGCAAGTGCTTACCAAGGAGGATATCATTACCATAGTTAAATATTTAATCGAGCTTATCAATTCCAAAGCTGAAATTGATGATATCGATCATCTTAGTAACCGTCGTGTTCGAACTGTTGGAGAGCAACTTTCCCAACAATTCGGGGTAGGACTTGCCCGTATGGCTCGTACCATTCGTGAACGTATGAACGTTCGTGACAACGAGGTGTTTACTCCTATAGATTTGATTAATGCGAAGACTCTTTCTTCAGTTATTAATTCATTCTTTGGAACCAATCAACTTTCACAATTTATGGACCAGACCAATCCACTTGCAGAGATTACGCATAAGCGTCGTCTTTCAGCACTTGGACCAGGAGGTCTTTCCCGTGAAAGAGCAGGGTTTGAGGTACGTGACGTTCACTATACCCACTACGGAAGACTTTGCCCAATTGAAACTCCTGAAGGACCGAACATTGGTTTGATTTCCTCACTATCCGTTTACGCGAAGGTGAATAATCTTGGGTTTATAGAAACACCTTATCGCAAGGTTGTTGATGGTAAAATTGATTTCAAGAATGAACCTATCTATCTTTCTGCAGAAGAGGAAGAGGATATGCACATTGCCCAGGCTAACATCCATATGACCGACAATGGTGAGATTGATGTTGAGAAGGTAATTGCGAGAATGGAGGGTGACTTCCCATTGGTTGAGCCCACAGTACTCGACTATGCCGACGTTGCTCCTAACCAGATTGCATCTATTTCGGCCTCTCTTATTCCTTTCTTGGAACATGATGATGCGAACCGTGCACTTATGGGATCAAACATGATGCGTCAGGCCGTTCCTTTGTTGATCGCAGATTCACCAATCGTTGGAACAGGACTTGAAAGACAAGTAGCTTCCGATAGCCGTGTTTTGATAAATGCTGAAGGCGATGGTGTGGTAGAATATGTTGATGCAAATGAAATCACCATTAAGTACGACCGCACCGATGAGGAAAGAATGGTAAGTTTTGACAGTGATTCAAAAACATACCAGTTGGTAAAGTTCAGAAAAACAAACCAAGGTACTTCCATAAACTTGAAACCTATCGTCCGTAAAGGTGATAGAGTTAAAAAGGGACAGGTGCTTTGTCAAGGTTATGCTACCGAAAAAGGAGAACTTGCTTTAGGACGAAACATGAAGGTTGCCTTCATGCCTTGGAAAGGGTACAACTTTGAGGATGCTATTGTTATTTCTGAAAAAGTGGTTCGTGAAGATATTTTCACTTCTATCCACGTTGATGAGTATTCATTGGAAGTTAGAGATACCAAATTAGGTAACGAAGAATTGACCAATGATATTCCAAATGTTTCGGAAGAAGCTACAAAAGATTTGGATGAGTACGGAATGATCCGTATTGGTGCGGAGGTGAAACCGGGCGATATCCTTATCGGGAAAATTACTCCAAAAGGAGAAAGCGATCCTACTCCTGAAGAAAAGCTTTTGCGCGCCATTTTTGGTGATAAAGCTGGAGATGTTAAAGATGCTTCATTAAAAGCTTCACCCTCATTAAATGGTGTGGTAATTGATAAAAAGCTATTTGCCCGTGCCGTTAAGGATAAGCGCAAACGTGCTAAGGATAAAGAAGACATCGCCGAATTGGAAGCAAAATACGAAGCTAAATTCGTCACTTTGCAGGATGTATTGGTTGAAAAATTATTTGCGATTGTTGGTGGAAAGACAGCTCAAGGCGTAAGTAATGATCTAGGAGAAGTTATTTTCCCTAAAGGTAAAAAATACACCCTGAAGATGCTCAATTCGGTGGATGATTACACCCACTTAACAGGTACTTGGGCAACAGATGAAGAAACCAATACATTGGTTGCAGATTTGATGCACAATTACAAGATTAAAGAAAACGACCTTCAAGGAAACTTACGTCGTGAGAAGTTTACTATCTCTGTTGGAGATGAGCTTCCTTCTGGAATCTTGAAACTTGCTAAAGTGTATATTGCTAAAAAACGTAAACTGAAAGTTGGGGATAAGATGGCGGGTCGTCACGGAAACAAGGGTATTGTTGCCCGAATTGTACGGGACGAAGATATGCCATTCTTGGAAGATGGAACTGCTGTAGATATCGTATTGAACCCTCTTGGTGTACCATCGCGTATGAACATTGGGCAGATTTATGAGACAGTTCTTGGATGGGCCGGACAAAAATTAGGGCGCAAATTTGCAACTCCTATTTTTGATGGTGCTTCTATAGACCAGATAAACGAGTTTACCGATGAGGCTGGTGTACCAAGATACGGACATACTTTTCTATACGATGGTGGAACTGGAAAACGCTTTGATCAACCTGCAACAGTAGGGGTAATCTATATGCTGAAACTAGGACATATGGTTGATGATAAGATGCACGCACGATCCATTGGGCCATACTCACTTATTACGCAACAACCGCTTGGTGGTAAAGCACAATTTGGAGGACAGCGTTTTGGAGAGATGGAGGTTTGGGCCTTGGAAGCTTATGGAGCTTCCAGCACCCTTAGAGAAATATTGACTGTTAAATCTGATGATGTTATTGGACGTGCAAAAACCTACGAGGCAATCGTTAAAGGTGAAAACATGCCCGAGCCAGGACTTCCTGAATCTTTTAACGTGTTGATGCACGAATTAAAAGGTCTGGGTCTTGACATTAGATTAGAAGAATAA